From one Chitinivorax tropicus genomic stretch:
- a CDS encoding DUF962 domain-containing protein: protein MTMSLQDWLARYGESHQHPINILIHKICVPTIVFTVFGLFWMLPVPDAIRSSISMGGVGYGNLATVVFLLGLGFYLRLSRPMAVGMALMCIANLALLGWLQLAGVDILQLSIVIFVLAWIGQFIGHAIEGKKPSFLQDLQFLLIAPAWTLAPLYRALHIRF from the coding sequence ATGACCATGAGCCTGCAAGACTGGCTGGCCCGCTATGGCGAAAGTCATCAGCACCCTATCAATATACTCATCCATAAAATCTGCGTGCCAACGATCGTCTTCACCGTGTTTGGTCTGTTCTGGATGTTGCCAGTGCCTGATGCCATCCGATCATCAATCTCGATGGGCGGAGTGGGCTATGGCAACCTGGCGACCGTCGTTTTCCTGCTCGGGCTTGGGTTCTATCTGCGATTGTCCAGGCCTATGGCCGTCGGCATGGCATTGATGTGTATCGCCAATCTGGCACTGTTGGGCTGGCTCCAGCTGGCAGGGGTCGATATCCTGCAACTGTCCATCGTGATCTTTGTGCTGGCCTGGATCGGCCAGTTCATCGGCCATGCGATCGAAGGGAAAAAACCATCGTTTTTGCAGGATCTGCAGTTCCTGCTCATTGCGCCCGCCTGGACACTGGCGCCACTCTATCGCGCCCTGCATATCCGCTTCTGA
- a CDS encoding AraC family transcriptional regulator: MPTLITPTVAFSWVHGILDAAAMQGVPQRHLADLAGVPVTSPAHGRLPIDQVVRLWRLAAELSGDALFGLHMGEHIKPASFNVVAFTLLSAANLRAAIRHMQRYQRLISDAARLQLLEGDEISWLVYHPQPGVLAFSPHQVEAALATVLTAGRWILNRPLVPLQVRFRHTALGSSSEYRRVLGCDPGFEASFDGIALSTAQLEQALPAADPMLFQLHQRFAEQHLSNLDQHEPWASRTRYALMACLAQGVLDREAVAAAMGLTGKQLQHRLAQEQASFSAVLDMARRDLALEWVKQRTEPLAALADRLGFAEQSVFNRAFRRWTGLTPGAYRDQSRSLADES; this comes from the coding sequence ATGCCTACACTGATCACCCCTACCGTCGCCTTTAGCTGGGTACATGGCATTTTGGATGCTGCCGCTATGCAGGGCGTGCCGCAGCGGCATTTGGCAGATCTTGCCGGGGTGCCGGTGACATCTCCCGCCCATGGTCGGTTGCCGATCGATCAGGTGGTCAGGCTGTGGCGGCTGGCAGCCGAGCTGAGTGGTGATGCGCTGTTCGGCTTGCACATGGGCGAACACATCAAACCTGCCAGCTTCAATGTGGTCGCCTTCACGCTATTGTCTGCCGCCAATCTCCGGGCTGCCATCCGCCACATGCAGCGCTACCAGCGCTTGATCAGCGACGCGGCACGCCTGCAATTGTTGGAGGGAGATGAAATCAGCTGGTTGGTGTATCACCCCCAGCCTGGTGTGCTGGCCTTTTCGCCGCATCAGGTGGAAGCCGCGTTGGCCACAGTTCTCACCGCTGGTCGCTGGATTTTGAATCGACCGCTGGTTCCGCTACAGGTCCGGTTCCGTCATACAGCCCTGGGCTCATCGAGTGAATACCGCCGTGTATTGGGTTGTGATCCTGGCTTTGAAGCATCGTTTGATGGTATTGCCCTCTCGACAGCTCAATTGGAACAAGCGTTGCCAGCCGCCGACCCCATGCTGTTCCAGCTTCATCAACGCTTTGCCGAGCAGCACTTGTCCAACCTGGATCAACATGAGCCTTGGGCGAGTCGTACCCGATATGCGCTGATGGCCTGCTTGGCGCAAGGTGTCTTGGATCGGGAAGCCGTCGCTGCCGCCATGGGCTTGACCGGCAAGCAGCTGCAACACCGCTTGGCGCAAGAACAGGCCAGCTTTTCGGCGGTATTGGACATGGCCCGGCGTGATTTGGCCCTGGAATGGGTCAAGCAGCGTACCGAGCCATTGGCGGCGCTGGCGGATCGGCTGGGCTTTGCTGAGCAAAGCGTATTCAATCGGGCGTTCCGACGGTGGACAGGGCTGACCCCAGGCGCGTATCGTGATCAGTCCCGATCACTTGCTGATGAAAGCTAG
- a CDS encoding SlyX family protein: MEDRMNELEIKLSFQEDLLDTLNETVVLQQQQLDSLQRQFQLLYQELRTMKDQVGEGRPPANDPPPHY, encoded by the coding sequence ATGGAAGACAGAATGAACGAGCTGGAGATCAAACTCAGCTTTCAGGAAGACCTGCTCGATACCTTGAACGAAACCGTTGTCCTGCAACAGCAGCAGCTCGATAGCTTGCAACGGCAGTTTCAACTGCTCTATCAGGAGCTTCGTACCATGAAAGACCAGGTTGGCGAAGGCCGTCCACCCGCCAATGATCCCCCGCCCCATTATTGA
- a CDS encoding FCD domain-containing protein, with translation MFQEIKPRRVADEIVERLQRMILEGVLKENQRLPAERHLAEQFGVSRPSVREAIQKLVAKGLIRSRQGGGNYVSTGLGATWYDPLLALMQQDATVHFDLLEFRHTIETAMAYYAAERATEADRANISHAYEQLQTTYRSADHAQEAEADAGFHLAIAEASQNVVFLHTIRGLFGLLRHNVVTNLGGLYTRHTTRDTIMAQHAAIFQAIMDRDPVAARQASGTHVRYAEEALMELDVEKRRQARAEMRLKLMGD, from the coding sequence ATGTTTCAAGAAATCAAACCACGCCGTGTCGCGGACGAAATCGTCGAACGTCTGCAAAGAATGATTTTGGAAGGTGTCCTGAAAGAAAATCAGCGACTGCCCGCCGAGCGCCACTTGGCCGAGCAATTTGGCGTGTCGCGCCCCTCAGTCCGTGAGGCCATCCAGAAGCTCGTGGCCAAAGGGCTGATCCGCAGCCGCCAAGGCGGGGGAAATTACGTCAGCACCGGCCTGGGCGCAACCTGGTACGACCCTCTGCTGGCGTTGATGCAGCAGGATGCCACCGTGCATTTCGATCTATTGGAGTTCCGCCACACCATCGAGACAGCCATGGCCTACTATGCCGCCGAACGCGCCACTGAAGCAGATCGTGCGAATATCAGCCATGCCTACGAACAACTCCAGACTACCTACCGCTCAGCGGATCATGCCCAGGAGGCCGAAGCAGACGCCGGATTTCACTTGGCGATCGCAGAGGCCAGCCAGAACGTGGTCTTTCTGCATACCATCCGAGGGCTGTTTGGCTTGCTGAGACACAATGTGGTGACCAATCTGGGTGGGCTGTATACCCGCCACACCACGCGCGACACCATCATGGCCCAGCACGCCGCCATCTTCCAAGCCATCATGGATCGCGACCCAGTGGCTGCCCGTCAAGCCAGCGGCACCCACGTCCGCTATGCAGAGGAAGCACTGATGGAACTCGACGTGGAAAAACGCCGCCAAGCACGCGCTGAGATGCGGCTGAAGCTGATGGGGGATTGA
- a CDS encoding (Fe-S)-binding protein, with protein sequence MQDVCAKQVYLFGTCLVDVFFPQAGMDALALIEQAGVRVHFPDAQSCCGQPAYTSGYPDEARRVAWSQIRLFPNDWPIIVLSGSCAGMMKHHYPKLFERGTTQWAAAQDVSRRVVELTDYLVNDLDIQLNDLGPAIKVALHTACSARREMETLQCGLALLDRLRHVQLMNHEREAECCGFGGTFSIKHPAISAAMVADKVQALLDCGAQQLVSADCGCLLNINGALAHRGEALQGEHIISFVRRRCEGGV encoded by the coding sequence ATGCAGGATGTGTGTGCAAAGCAGGTTTATCTATTCGGCACCTGCTTGGTGGATGTGTTCTTCCCGCAGGCCGGGATGGATGCCCTGGCCTTGATCGAACAGGCCGGGGTGCGGGTACATTTTCCGGATGCCCAATCTTGCTGCGGACAACCTGCCTATACCAGCGGCTACCCCGATGAAGCCCGCCGGGTTGCCTGGTCACAGATCAGGCTGTTTCCAAACGATTGGCCGATCATTGTGCTGTCCGGCTCGTGTGCGGGCATGATGAAACATCATTACCCGAAGTTGTTTGAGCGTGGCACCACGCAATGGGCTGCAGCCCAGGATGTCAGCCGTCGTGTTGTCGAGCTGACCGACTATCTGGTGAACGATCTGGATATCCAGCTTAACGATCTTGGCCCCGCCATCAAGGTTGCATTGCATACGGCCTGCTCGGCCCGCCGTGAAATGGAGACTTTGCAGTGTGGGCTGGCACTGCTTGATCGGCTGCGTCATGTGCAATTGATGAATCATGAAAGGGAAGCGGAATGCTGTGGTTTTGGTGGTACGTTTTCCATCAAGCACCCGGCCATCTCGGCGGCCATGGTGGCTGACAAGGTGCAAGCCCTGCTGGATTGTGGCGCCCAGCAGCTTGTCAGCGCCGATTGTGGCTGCTTGCTGAACATCAATGGGGCTTTGGCTCATCGGGGTGAGGCATTGCAGGGCGAACACATCATCAGCTTTGTGCGGCGGCGCTGTGAGGGCGGGGTATGA
- a CDS encoding LutB/LldF family L-lactate oxidation iron-sulfur protein: protein MRTAAQPTATGLEAAQPVVVTQSPFKERAQAALCDRSLRQSFRGAMDFLTAKRAGVFDDPAEWQALSQLGEHIRQRALSKLPDLLEQLEHRCQQNGIHVHWAESTEQANQVVHGILAQHQATQVVKGKSMVSEEMALNHYLAERGVACLESDMGEYIVQLAGETPSHIIMPAIHKSKAQIAALFAEHLPGVPYTEDVDALIQIGRQVLRQKFLDAEVGISGVNFAVAETGTLCLVENEGNGRMCTTVPKVHIAVMGIEKVVEKLIDVAPLYSLLTRSATGQIVSTYLNLINGPRRPGELDGPQEVHLVLLDNGRSQAFADTQLRATLQCIRCGACMNHCPVYARIGGHAYGTVYPGPIGQIISPHLLGLQATPALPGASSLCGACGDVCPVKIPIPALLTRLRTEAARPANEQPHAMRGQGANANLRERQLWRWWRWLNTSPIAYRLLTWLLSRARHHLPKQLKPWTQVRTLPRPAPKTLHELMRQRTGRTS from the coding sequence ATGAGGACTGCAGCGCAACCCACTGCGACTGGGCTGGAGGCCGCGCAGCCTGTCGTTGTCACGCAAAGCCCATTCAAAGAGCGTGCCCAGGCAGCCCTGTGCGATCGCTCGCTGCGGCAGAGTTTCCGTGGTGCGATGGATTTTCTGACCGCCAAACGCGCAGGTGTATTCGATGACCCGGCAGAGTGGCAGGCGCTCAGTCAGCTGGGCGAGCATATTCGTCAGCGTGCTTTATCAAAGCTGCCGGATCTGCTGGAACAACTGGAACACCGCTGCCAGCAGAACGGTATCCATGTGCATTGGGCGGAATCCACCGAGCAAGCCAATCAAGTGGTGCATGGCATTCTGGCCCAACATCAGGCGACGCAGGTGGTCAAAGGCAAATCGATGGTCAGTGAAGAGATGGCGCTGAACCATTATCTGGCTGAGCGTGGCGTGGCGTGTCTGGAATCAGACATGGGGGAATACATTGTGCAACTGGCAGGGGAGACGCCATCGCACATCATCATGCCCGCCATCCACAAAAGCAAGGCCCAGATTGCCGCGCTGTTTGCTGAGCACCTGCCGGGCGTGCCCTACACCGAAGATGTCGATGCACTGATCCAGATAGGGCGACAGGTATTACGGCAGAAGTTTCTGGACGCGGAAGTGGGCATCTCTGGTGTGAATTTTGCCGTGGCGGAGACAGGCACCCTGTGTCTGGTCGAGAACGAAGGCAATGGCCGGATGTGCACCACTGTGCCCAAGGTACATATTGCCGTGATGGGTATCGAGAAAGTGGTCGAAAAGCTGATCGATGTCGCGCCGCTCTATAGCCTGCTGACCCGCTCGGCCACTGGGCAGATCGTCAGTACCTACCTGAATCTGATCAACGGCCCAAGGCGACCGGGTGAGCTGGATGGCCCGCAGGAAGTCCATCTGGTGTTGCTGGACAATGGCCGCAGCCAAGCCTTTGCCGACACGCAGCTGCGGGCCACTTTGCAGTGCATCCGCTGCGGGGCCTGCATGAATCATTGCCCTGTCTACGCCCGCATAGGTGGCCATGCGTATGGCACGGTCTACCCTGGCCCGATCGGTCAGATCATCTCGCCGCATCTGCTGGGTTTACAAGCGACACCGGCTTTGCCGGGGGCATCGTCACTGTGTGGGGCGTGCGGCGATGTGTGCCCGGTCAAGATCCCGATTCCAGCCTTGCTCACCCGATTACGTACCGAAGCCGCCCGCCCAGCCAACGAGCAGCCGCATGCCATGCGTGGCCAGGGTGCCAATGCCAACCTGCGTGAACGTCAGTTGTGGCGTTGGTGGCGCTGGCTGAATACCTCGCCCATAGCCTATCGCTTGCTGACGTGGTTGTTAAGCCGTGCACGACATCACCTGCCCAAGCAGCTCAAGCCCTGGACACAAGTGCGCACCCTGCCCAGGCCCGCGCCCAAGACTCTGCATGAGTTGATGCGGCAACGTACCGGGAGAACATCGTGA
- a CDS encoding LUD domain-containing protein, translating to MSAKANILQALRQGLANAPGPLGDSDYQAAIAPYAFTHADAVTRVKQLLCAAHAEVIDSTHDTWPADLTRVLQQTGMPATLLAPQTDCTLALRAYWADRHDVPSLRLFDQAIDCWKADLFQIDAALTECEGAIAATGSLIIWPTPQAPRTLSLVPPLHIVLWQTRSVWNTLFEAMQQAEWASRLPTNALLVSGPSKTADIQQTLAYGAHGPKRLIVLAIDEPCP from the coding sequence GTGAGCGCCAAGGCCAATATTTTGCAGGCGTTACGCCAAGGCTTGGCGAATGCGCCAGGCCCGCTGGGCGACAGTGATTATCAGGCGGCCATCGCACCCTATGCGTTTACCCATGCTGATGCAGTCACGCGGGTCAAGCAATTGCTGTGTGCTGCCCATGCAGAGGTGATCGACAGCACACATGACACTTGGCCTGCTGACCTGACCCGCGTTTTACAGCAGACTGGCATGCCAGCCACCTTATTGGCACCACAAACTGACTGTACCTTGGCTCTGCGCGCCTATTGGGCGGATCGACATGATGTGCCTTCGCTCAGGCTGTTCGATCAGGCCATCGACTGCTGGAAGGCTGATCTGTTCCAGATCGACGCGGCCCTGACCGAATGCGAGGGGGCGATTGCCGCGACCGGCTCGCTGATCATCTGGCCCACTCCCCAGGCCCCACGCACACTGTCGTTGGTGCCACCGCTCCATATCGTGCTGTGGCAGACCCGATCCGTGTGGAATACGCTGTTTGAGGCCATGCAGCAGGCCGAGTGGGCCAGTCGGCTTCCCACCAATGCGCTGTTGGTGTCCGGGCCATCCAAAACAGCAGATATCCAGCAAACCCTGGCTTATGGGGCGCACGGCCCGAAACGGTTGATTGTGCTGGCCATTGACGAGCCCTGCCCATGA
- a CDS encoding FAD-binding and (Fe-S)-binding domain-containing protein — MSPAHQALLQILRRFLPADRLITDPLRTYAYGTDASCYRLTPQIVAKVETEQEVIQLLQAARAAAVAVTFRAAGTSLSGQAISDSVLVILGDGWRGIEIEHHGGRVRLQPGVVGAHANRALAPYRRKIGPDPASINTCKIGGIAANNASGMCCGIVHNSYHTLAAIRVIFTDGTVLDTGDAASIARFRQTHQPLLNTLADLGQLAKNNSTLAEKIQHKYRLKNTTGYSLNALVDFTDPIDILAHLMIGSEGTLGFIASITYHTVEDLQDKASCLVAFPDIHTCCEAVAALKASPVAAIELMDRAGLRSVETKPGLPEFVRGLSPTASALLIETRAQDAAQLATQMAAIEAILAQFQQEAAVAFTRDPIVCEQLWAIRKGMFPAIGAVRDTGSTVIIEDVAFPIARLAEGVQRLQALFQQHGYHEAIIFGHALEGNLHFVFTQRFDDPGQVARYQAFMADIARLVAVELGGSLKAEHGTGRNMAPFVELEWGSEGVALMRALKRAFDPTGILNPDVVLSDDAEIHLKHLKALPAAHPVVDKCIECGFCEPVCPAHQLTLSPRQRIVIWREIQRLRRDAPNSPRLASLEKDYTWLGLDTCAATGLCALQCPVGINTGELVRSLRGEQDRYRHAGSMDGVRLKLWLADSVHQLLGTRQMQRWAYRLRHWFGKRLPLWTPALPQPIHFVPPRADHTSTRPRVVYFTSCMNRVMGPARGDSEQQPLADKTIALLRKAGFEVIMPTDLDGLCCGQPLASQGRDEEADTQLRQVEMALLAASRQGQDPIYLDTSPCALRLIRKLDSRLSVYDPVAFIHTFLLDRLDFHPQAESVAVHVTCSTTHLDQGQALIELARRCARSVVVPPDVSCCGFAGDKGLTTPELNAHALRFLKSALPANCHEGVSTSRTCEIGLSHHAGLPYHSIVYLVDRCTTPKQTP; from the coding sequence ATGAGCCCCGCTCACCAAGCGTTGTTACAGATACTGCGGCGATTCCTGCCCGCTGATCGGCTGATCACCGACCCACTGCGCACCTATGCTTACGGCACCGATGCCAGCTGCTACCGACTGACTCCGCAAATCGTGGCCAAGGTCGAAACCGAGCAGGAGGTGATCCAACTGCTGCAGGCGGCACGTGCGGCGGCGGTTGCGGTGACCTTTCGCGCGGCGGGCACCAGTTTGTCCGGGCAGGCCATCAGTGATTCGGTGCTGGTGATACTGGGTGATGGCTGGCGGGGCATTGAGATCGAGCACCATGGCGGACGGGTCCGGCTTCAGCCAGGGGTGGTCGGTGCACACGCCAATCGCGCTCTGGCACCCTATCGACGCAAGATCGGCCCTGATCCGGCCTCGATCAACACTTGCAAGATCGGGGGCATTGCCGCCAACAATGCCAGCGGGATGTGTTGTGGCATCGTGCACAACTCATACCATACCCTGGCGGCCATCCGCGTCATTTTCACAGACGGTACGGTGTTGGATACCGGCGATGCAGCAAGCATCGCGCGGTTTCGCCAGACCCACCAGCCCTTGCTCAATACCCTGGCTGATCTCGGGCAGCTGGCGAAAAACAACAGTACGCTGGCTGAAAAGATCCAGCATAAATATCGCCTGAAAAATACCACGGGCTATAGCCTGAATGCCTTGGTCGATTTCACCGATCCCATCGATATACTCGCGCACCTGATGATTGGCTCGGAGGGCACGCTTGGCTTCATCGCCAGCATCACCTATCACACCGTGGAAGACCTTCAGGACAAGGCATCATGTCTGGTTGCGTTTCCTGACATCCACACCTGCTGCGAAGCCGTTGCTGCACTGAAAGCCAGCCCTGTGGCTGCGATCGAGCTGATGGATCGTGCTGGTCTGCGTTCCGTGGAGACAAAGCCGGGTCTACCTGAGTTTGTCCGGGGCCTAAGCCCAACTGCGAGCGCCTTACTGATCGAAACCCGTGCCCAAGATGCAGCCCAGCTCGCAACGCAGATGGCGGCCATTGAGGCGATACTGGCGCAATTTCAGCAAGAGGCGGCAGTTGCGTTCACCCGTGATCCCATCGTCTGCGAGCAGCTTTGGGCGATTCGCAAAGGCATGTTCCCGGCGATCGGTGCGGTGCGGGACACTGGCAGCACCGTGATCATTGAAGATGTCGCTTTCCCGATTGCCAGGCTGGCTGAGGGGGTGCAGCGGCTGCAAGCGTTGTTCCAGCAACATGGATATCACGAGGCCATCATCTTTGGGCATGCGCTGGAAGGCAACTTGCACTTTGTCTTTACCCAGCGCTTTGATGACCCTGGGCAGGTGGCCCGATACCAGGCGTTCATGGCCGACATTGCACGCCTGGTGGCGGTTGAATTGGGTGGATCGCTCAAAGCTGAACATGGTACCGGGCGCAATATGGCACCATTTGTCGAGCTGGAGTGGGGGAGCGAGGGGGTTGCATTGATGCGCGCCCTCAAACGGGCGTTCGACCCGACAGGGATCTTGAACCCGGATGTGGTGTTGTCTGATGATGCCGAGATCCACCTCAAGCACTTGAAAGCCTTGCCTGCGGCCCACCCGGTTGTCGATAAATGTATCGAATGCGGCTTTTGCGAGCCGGTGTGCCCCGCACATCAGCTGACACTCAGTCCCCGCCAGCGCATTGTCATCTGGCGCGAGATCCAGCGCCTGCGGCGTGACGCACCAAACAGCCCTAGGCTGGCCTCATTGGAGAAGGACTACACCTGGCTGGGGTTGGACACCTGCGCAGCTACCGGTCTGTGCGCCTTGCAGTGCCCTGTCGGAATCAATACCGGTGAATTGGTGCGTAGCCTGCGTGGCGAGCAAGATCGCTATCGGCACGCAGGCAGCATGGACGGCGTCCGCCTGAAGCTGTGGCTGGCAGACAGCGTGCATCAGCTGCTTGGTACCCGCCAGATGCAGCGCTGGGCGTATCGGTTGCGTCATTGGTTTGGCAAGCGCCTGCCACTCTGGACGCCCGCCTTGCCACAGCCAATCCACTTTGTGCCACCTAGGGCAGATCACACCAGTACACGGCCCCGCGTCGTGTATTTCACCAGCTGCATGAACCGGGTCATGGGCCCCGCCCGAGGGGACAGTGAGCAACAGCCGCTGGCTGACAAGACAATTGCGCTGCTGCGTAAAGCAGGGTTTGAAGTGATCATGCCCACGGACTTGGATGGGCTGTGCTGTGGGCAGCCGCTGGCATCACAAGGGCGTGATGAAGAGGCCGATACCCAGCTGAGACAGGTTGAGATGGCACTGTTGGCGGCCTCGCGGCAAGGGCAGGACCCGATCTATCTCGATACCAGCCCCTGTGCGTTACGGTTGATCCGTAAGCTCGACTCACGGCTGAGCGTGTATGACCCGGTCGCCTTCATTCATACCTTTCTGTTGGACAGGCTGGACTTCCACCCCCAAGCCGAGTCGGTGGCGGTGCATGTGACCTGCAGCACAACCCACTTGGACCAGGGCCAGGCGTTGATCGAGCTGGCCCGGCGCTGTGCCCGTTCAGTGGTGGTGCCGCCTGATGTCAGCTGTTGCGGATTCGCGGGCGACAAGGGCCTGACCACGCCTGAGCTGAATGCCCATGCCCTGCGCTTTCTGAAATCGGCCTTACCGGCCAATTGTCACGAGGGCGTCTCCACCAGCCGCACCTGTGAGATCGGCCTGTCGCACCATGCAGGGCTGCCATACCACAGCATTGTCTATCTCGTTGACCGCTGCACCACCCCCAAGCAGACACCGTGA
- a CDS encoding pseudouridine synthase has product MAKQSLTLERILQSQGFGSRKACRQLIESAGVSVNGVACDDPQTVFDLAGLQFAVDGVTWAYRPQVYLMLHKPAGFECSRNPQHHPSVLSLLPAQLIERGVQCVGRLDEDTTGLLLLTDDGPWLHALTHPRRHVPKRYLAMLKHPLTDDMVAQLQKGVLLHGETTPLAARDAARAADSTLALTIEQGKYHQVKRMVAAVGNRVTQLHRAQIGYLSLGDLPIGQWCYLTDEEVRLAMQDPTPVDSRS; this is encoded by the coding sequence GTGGCAAAACAGAGCCTCACGTTGGAGCGCATTTTGCAATCACAAGGGTTTGGCAGCCGGAAGGCATGTCGGCAGCTGATTGAATCGGCTGGCGTCAGTGTGAATGGCGTGGCGTGCGATGACCCGCAGACCGTGTTCGATCTGGCAGGGTTGCAGTTTGCAGTGGATGGCGTGACATGGGCTTATCGGCCTCAGGTCTACCTGATGCTGCATAAACCAGCAGGATTCGAGTGCTCGCGTAATCCGCAGCACCATCCATCGGTATTGAGCCTGCTGCCAGCCCAGCTGATCGAGCGAGGCGTGCAATGCGTCGGTCGATTGGATGAAGACACGACGGGCTTGCTATTGCTGACCGATGACGGCCCTTGGCTGCATGCCTTGACCCACCCACGTCGTCATGTGCCAAAGCGCTATCTGGCGATGTTGAAACACCCATTGACTGATGACATGGTGGCGCAATTGCAGAAGGGCGTTCTGCTACATGGTGAAACCACTCCGCTGGCCGCACGAGATGCCGCCAGGGCTGCAGACAGCACACTGGCGTTGACCATTGAGCAAGGGAAGTATCATCAGGTCAAACGGATGGTCGCTGCAGTCGGCAACCGCGTCACACAACTGCATCGGGCACAGATCGGCTACCTGAGCCTAGGAGATTTGCCGATAGGGCAATGGTGCTATCTGACTGACGAAGAGGTGCGGTTGGCCATGCAAGATCCCACCCCCGTTGATTCGAGATCGTGA
- a CDS encoding aminotransferase class V-fold PLP-dependent enzyme, translating to MPSFPKPSDLFQSWGLNPDFIHLNHGSFGGTPRFVIEKQKHYMDLLEYEPVDFSIRKWFPLYHANKEALAEFIGAKPHDIYLVPNATVGVNHVLHNTKDTNKTWLTTNHAYGACQHALQRIGGAKGNEIVKVTVPFPLQSEDDILDAIESGITPDTTLALIDYISSGSAIIFPIKKIIERLHARGVKVLVDAAHAPGMVDLNVDALDADYLVANCHKWMCCPKGSAFVYVNPRHQAEFHPVLYSFFNDWDVDNARHWSNQFIWEGTRDYSAYLCIKDTIEYMATLVPGGWPEIMARNRALAIQGAKLIADKLGVSLPVPESMLGSIVTIPLWDDKVPTKCFHYYSDLKNKLYDTYQIEVPCMLFPKAPTQHMRVSAQLYNSLAQYEYLAECLLEIRRGM from the coding sequence ATGCCTTCTTTTCCCAAACCATCAGACTTATTCCAATCATGGGGGTTGAACCCGGACTTCATTCATTTGAATCATGGCTCTTTTGGTGGTACACCACGATTCGTGATCGAGAAGCAAAAGCACTATATGGACTTGCTTGAGTATGAGCCGGTGGATTTCTCGATCAGAAAATGGTTTCCGCTCTATCACGCCAATAAAGAGGCCTTGGCTGAATTCATCGGCGCCAAACCACATGATATTTATCTGGTGCCCAATGCCACGGTGGGTGTGAATCATGTGCTGCACAATACCAAGGACACCAATAAAACCTGGCTGACCACCAATCACGCCTACGGTGCATGTCAGCATGCCCTGCAGAGAATTGGCGGGGCCAAAGGCAATGAAATCGTCAAAGTCACGGTGCCATTCCCCTTGCAGTCAGAGGACGACATTCTGGATGCAATCGAGAGCGGCATTACGCCGGATACGACGCTGGCATTGATTGATTATATTTCGTCCGGCAGCGCGATCATCTTCCCGATCAAGAAGATCATCGAACGATTGCATGCCAGAGGGGTCAAGGTGCTGGTGGATGCAGCCCACGCTCCAGGCATGGTGGATCTGAATGTGGATGCGTTGGATGCAGACTATCTGGTGGCCAATTGCCATAAGTGGATGTGCTGCCCGAAAGGCTCGGCATTCGTCTATGTCAACCCTAGACATCAGGCGGAATTCCACCCTGTGCTCTACAGCTTTTTCAATGATTGGGATGTGGACAATGCACGGCACTGGTCAAACCAATTCATCTGGGAAGGTACCCGGGACTATAGTGCCTATCTGTGCATCAAAGACACGATTGAATACATGGCGACATTAGTACCGGGGGGATGGCCGGAAATCATGGCGCGTAATAGAGCGCTGGCTATTCAAGGCGCCAAGCTGATCGCAGATAAATTGGGTGTGTCTCTGCCTGTGCCAGAATCGATGTTGGGTTCGATTGTCACCATCCCGCTCTGGGACGATAAAGTGCCCACCAAGTGCTTCCATTATTATTCAGACCTGAAAAACAAACTGTATGACACTTATCAGATCGAAGTGCCTTGTATGCTATTCCCCAAGGCGCCAACCCAGCATATGAGGGTATCTGCTCAGCTCTACAACAGTCTGGCGCAGTATGAATACCTGGCAGAGTGTCTGCTGGAGATCAGGCGGGGAATGTAA